The stretch of DNA CGAGCATTCGGGGCGTCGCCCTGCCACTCCAGGTTCATGCCGCGCCCGGTGCGGTCCGTATAGCGGGTGATCAGGTGATGTTGATACTGGTAGGTCCAGACGGCAGTGTTTTCGTCTTGAGCCAGGGTGAGATCACTTGCGTCGTCATAGTGGTACAAACACAAGCGTCGCTCATGTTCGCCCATCAACCAGAGGCCAATAATGCGACCATGCTCATCCACATCGGTGCGCAAGTGCAAATGTAGCTGGCTTGCGTCATCCTGGTAGGTCACGAGGTCGGATAGCACCGCTCGCTGACCGACTCGGTGATCGTACCCCAGCAGTAGGCCAGCGCCACCACGCAGTTCTATCTGAACAAGCAGGAACTGGTTACCGTGGCGCTGGTATGTTTCAATGCGTTCGACGCCCCGATGTAGCTGTAGCCCTTCATCGCTACTGCGAACCAAGGTGAGATCTTCAATGTGATCGGCATGGGACATGCCTACTTTTGGTAGCGGATAGCTCAGACTGCGCCCATCGGCACCGTGATAACGCAGCCCCGTGCCGACGATATCGAAACGTGTGGTGTACGGGGTGATCCAGCGAGCACCTAGCTCTCCGTCATCGCAGGAACTCAGACTGGAGCGGTAAGTGCGCGTCCAGCTGATGGGGAAAGGACCGCTCAGTACAAAGTCTGTTTGACTAAGCGCTTCACTCCCGGTGGCAAAGCTGATGCTGCCACCGGTGCCTGTTGGTGCTCCGCTCTTGCAAGCGTTAGGGTCTTGTTTGGCGGGGCGTTCTTCTACGCGCGCTTCTAGCGCCTCGCCCGAGCGGATATTTCCTCCCACGTTCGTAGTGTCGGGCTTGATGTTGGTGGCCAGACTCCTGAATAGCCCTGGTGCTTCAATCGATCTAAGCAGCCCGGCGGTAATCCAGCCTACACTCCCTTCCATAGAGGGATTGGCTTGCGCGCGCACCTGGCTGGCTAGCAGTGCGCCGAACTGGCGCAATACCTGGGCGTTTTCGGTGAGCTTCGCACGCGACTCATGGGTGTGAATGTGAGGTGGTGGATTCTGCGGTTCTGTTCTCACATGGCGCCGAAACTGAACTGCTGCGTCATAGAGACTGGAAAACAATTCGGAGGGATCACGCCACGCCGTATCCCCCGCTCCGCTTTGGCCAGGCGCTATAACGCCTGGGACCGTCGTCTTAGCCAGAACGTCGAGACCACCAGCGATATCCAGTATTAGGCTTTCCCCGAAGGTGGCAGCCTCATCCAGCAGACTTGGGAGCCTTTGCTGGGTCTGCTGTACGAAATTCTCCAATTCTCCTCGAATGCTGCTGTTTAGATTGAGGGTCAGGGTGTTGAGCAGCGCTTCCCCAACCAGTGCATTTCCGTTGTTTAGGAGTTCCTGCCGAGCTAGAAACAAGGTGGGTCGCAGCAACATCCGAGCAGCAGCGGTAGCTGGGCCGGGCATCATCCCGATCAAATTGATGCTTGCTATAGCCCAATCAGAAACACTGCGATCCTCATGCGTGGTGAGGGTGACAACATCGCCCAGCAGATCGGCCAAGTTGAGGATGTTTCGAACAGCTGGAAGATGGCCTGCAACGGCGCGCAGGCTATTTAACCCCACCGTTCCATCGCTGATCTGGCTAAGCCAGTGGTCAAATGCACTGATCGTCAGAGCTACGTCACCCAGTTCGATCTGGTTGAGCGGCGCTACTGTGATTGAACGTCGGGAAGGTAAGCCAACGGAGGAAGTGGGGGGATGGTCTGCCATAGGTGCTCCAAGGGGCTGAACACCTACGGTTGCTGCCGCTACTCCAAGGCTAGTGGCAGGCACTCAGCAGATACAGGCGTCTGCGGAACAACTTGGACGCCTTTGGGAGGCCATACTCGTTCGTCCGGCACCACCCTGTAAATACGGATTGATCTGATAAATTCGAAGATAAATCCTATTTCTCAGAAGCCTGAGAGTCACAAGCGCCTCGCACTATCAGCACTTAATCGCTTGCAACAACGCTGTGTACCATTTCGACATAGGGTCCGCGCCTGAACAGTTTCACGAAGGTAGGCCACGCCGTGGCGCCGAGCAGATAGCCTTAGCTATCTGCTGTATGGCCTGTCGGCTTCAAACCCGTGACACATCAAGACCTGACGCAGGCGAGAGAGAGTCGATGACATCGGCCCACATTTGCAACATGGCCTTGCGTTGTTCTGCGTATACGGCACGGTTATAGACTCCACGCACTCCGCCGATACTGCGATCAGTGCCTTCTCGACTACATCTGATGTCCACCCTTGTTCATTCAGGAGGGTGAATGCAGTCCGGTGCAAATCGTGGATAGTGAATGTCGGAATCTCCTGCCCTTGCAAAGCGACCTTGAGCGCTTTGCTCAGTGCATTTTGTGCGCAAATGGCTTCGTCAGAGAGCCCCGACCTGGCAGGACCTATTCGCTGTTCCCTGCCAATACCAGCAATTCCTTGAAGGGCATCATGGCCTGACTCGACAAGTAGACGATGTGTGGTTTCCCGGTCTTTGAGTTCTCTTCAGGGATATGCCATTCCGCCTCTTCGAGGTGCCGGTCTTTGCGCCTGGCCAACAGCAGCTCAGATTTGCGCACCAAGGTGAGCAAGATGATCTTGAATTGCCGCCGAATGTTGGACTGCTGAGCGGCTTGCAGGAACTGCTTTATCTCCTCGGTTAGCAAAGCACGCTCACGTGATACGGCCTTGTAGACGTGCCGCATAGGTAGTGCAGTGATTGGGTTCGCGGAAAGTAGTCCGCATGTCATTGCGGAATCCAACATGCATTTGAGAAGGCCGCAGACTTGGCCGGCTGCAGCGTCAAGGCCCGGCTCCTTCTTCCGCCAGATAACAGACCAGACGTCCTCGGTCAGGAGTTCACATACCCGTTTGCCACCGATGTGCGGCAGGATGCCCTTGTCCAGGTAGCGATGCGGCATCGTGGTGTCGTGGTGTCCTTGCAGTCGCGCGACTGAATTTCCCTAACCCTGAAATAGCGCCCGGAAAACTGTTGGAGAGTGGTGTCTTCCGGTCCCGCGACCTTGGCGCGCTGCTTCTTCTGGGCCGAGTGTTCGCCCACCGCCGCCATCTATGAGGCGCCATCGCGCATGAGCCGGGCATTGTTGAGGGGAAGCGCCGGGTACTTGCCAAGCGTGAGTTTCTCGTCCTTGCCGCTCAGCCTGTAACGGTAGCGCCAGACCATCCCTCCCGCTGGAAATATTTCCAGATACAGGCCACGGTCGTCGCTGACGGTACAGGTCTTGTCCCTGGGTTTGAGTGCCTTCAGGGCGATGTCAGTGAGTGCCATCTGTTCTCTCCGTATGTCCAAGTAGCGGATGGCTCCGGCCAAAACCACGACCTGGACATAAAATCAGACGGCGCTCAAGATGCTCCAGCAAAACGCGTAAGGCAAAAAACGTCGTATTCGTGCAGGCTTCAGGACAATTTGCAAACATTGACGGAACCAGCAAAACCCAGTTTATTTCCCAATACAAAACCGGCTAAAAATCACGCCCAGTAAATCATCTGAGGTGAACTCGCCAGTAATCGAATTAAGCGCCTCCTGTGCCAGGCGTAACTCTTCGGCGAAAAGATCGAGCGCGGCGGCATTCTGGCTAGCGTGCTGTGCAGCCAGCGCCAAATGCGTCTGCGCGGCGCGCAGCGCCACCAAATGACGCTCACGCGCCAGATATAGGCTCTCCGCACCCACCCGCCAACCAGCGATTCTCAATAGCTCGGTGCGTAGCAAAGCAATTCCATCGCCACTTTTCGCCGACAGACGCACTTCACACAATGGCTCGCCCGACGTCGGGTCCAGTATCGTCACGTCCGGCCCGGCTTCCGTCAAATCGCTCTTATTCAGCACACGTACCACCGGCACGCCGGCAGGAAAACGCGTGGCGATCAGCACATTCTCGTCAGTCATGCCACTGCGAGCATCGAGCAAATGCAGCACGACGTCCGCGCGACCTATTTCGCCCCAACTTCGCGCGATGCCGATTTTTTCCACCTCATCCTCGGTCTCACGCAAACCAGCGGTATCAATCACATGAAGCGGAATGCCTTCGATCTGAATCGTTTGGCTCACCTTGTCGCGGGTTGTACCGGCAATCGGCGTCACAATTGCCAGCTCCGCGCCCGCAAGCGCATTCAGCAACGATGACTTACCAACATTCGGCTGCCCAGCCAGCACAACCGATAACCCCTCCCGCAACAAAGCGCCTTGACGCGCATCCACCAGCACTTGCGCGAGTCGCTCCCGAATATAGGCAAGCTTGTCACGGGCATTGGCGGCTTCAAGAAAATCAATTTCCTCTTCTGGAAAATCCAGCGTCGCTTCAACGAGCATGCGCAGCGTGATGACGTCATTCACCAGCGCGTGAATGTCCCGCGAAAACGCGCCATCGAGTGAGCGTCCCGCCGAACGCGCCGCGGCCTCGGTACTGGCCTCGATCAAATCGGCCACGGCTTCGGCCTGGGCAAGATCGAGCTTGTCGTTCAGAAACGCACGGCGGGTGAATTCACCGGGTTCGGCTAGCCGCAATCCTATCTGCTGACCGGCAGCGAGGCTGCGTTGCAAAACCAGTTGCAACACGACAGGGCCACCGTGGCCCTGCAATTCAAGAACGTGTTCCCCGGTGTACGAATGAGGCGCGGGAAAATACAGCGCGATTCCCCGATCCAGCGCCTCGCCACCTGCGTCAAGAAATGGAACGTAGCTGGCGCGGCGTGGTGTGAGTACCTGTCCGGTCAAGGTATGCGCCAGTTGTTCAGCCCTCGTCCTGTCCGTCGCGCCAAACGAAATCCGTACCACACCGATCCCTCCTCTACCGGGAGCCGTGGCAATGGCGATGATCGGATCGGAATCGGTGGCAAGCATAGGCAGGTATAACGCAGGTAATAACAACAGAAGGAAAAAGGACTAAAAGATGCACGGCGAGATGTATCGCGCAAAACAAGGACAAATTGCGCGCAGCATTGTAACTCGGGCGTTTTATCGCTTCGTCATGTGCGTTTTACAGGCATAGGTTCACGCATAGTTCACACATAATCTCGCACCTTCGGAATATCTCATCTAAGATAAGAATATTCTTAAGATCAATGCATTCGTCTGAAAAATTGAAAAATGCGTGAAGTCCAATAAATGAATGGGTGAGATATCCCCACAGAACCTGCCAAAACGAAGTGGATTCCTGTGCTGATACGAGCTAACAACTGCTGATACACGCTAAATATAACCTACATAGTTGTCTTCTAGCATGTCAGTAAAATGCACAATTCGACCCATGCCAACCGTCGAAGAAAAAGCCGCTTTTGCCGAACGCCTGAGATTTTCAATGACTCGTGTCACAGAAAAACTCAAAGGCGGTACGGATCTTGCGCTGCATTTCAATCTGC from Paraburkholderia hayleyella encodes:
- a CDS encoding tyrosine-type recombinase/integrase, with translation MPHRYLDKGILPHIGGKRVCELLTEDVWSVIWRKKEPGLDAAAGQVCGLLKCMLDSAMTCGLLSANPITALPMRHVYKAVSRERALLTEEIKQFLQAAQQSNIRRQFKIILLTLVRKSELLLARRKDRHLEEAEWHIPEENSKTGKPHIVYLSSQAMMPFKELLVLAGNSE
- the mnmE gene encoding tRNA uridine-5-carboxymethylaminomethyl(34) synthesis GTPase MnmE produces the protein MLATDSDPIIAIATAPGRGGIGVVRISFGATDRTRAEQLAHTLTGQVLTPRRASYVPFLDAGGEALDRGIALYFPAPHSYTGEHVLELQGHGGPVVLQLVLQRSLAAGQQIGLRLAEPGEFTRRAFLNDKLDLAQAEAVADLIEASTEAAARSAGRSLDGAFSRDIHALVNDVITLRMLVEATLDFPEEEIDFLEAANARDKLAYIRERLAQVLVDARQGALLREGLSVVLAGQPNVGKSSLLNALAGAELAIVTPIAGTTRDKVSQTIQIEGIPLHVIDTAGLRETEDEVEKIGIARSWGEIGRADVVLHLLDARSGMTDENVLIATRFPAGVPVVRVLNKSDLTEAGPDVTILDPTSGEPLCEVRLSAKSGDGIALLRTELLRIAGWRVGAESLYLARERHLVALRAAQTHLALAAQHASQNAAALDLFAEELRLAQEALNSITGEFTSDDLLGVIFSRFCIGK
- a CDS encoding Arm DNA-binding domain-containing protein, which encodes MALTDIALKALKPRDKTCTVSDDRGLYLEIFPAGGMVWRYRYRLSGKDEKLTLGKYPALPLNNARLMRDGAS